A genome region from Plasmodium vivax chromosome 11, whole genome shotgun sequence includes the following:
- a CDS encoding oxidoreductase, aldo/keto reductase domain containing protein (encoded by transcript PVX_115190A; Apicoplast targeted protein. Curated by Stuart Ralph, Walter and Eliza Hall Institute of Medical Research, Australia.), producing MDKRKGNSNDDLFSLIREGENHRGKAFPTGATNQYGKDKPGVEAPQENRLPLKEDDVTYKYVEEMEAKKINIRGVDIEYRVYNLEEGIYIVDNANYEKIKKLWDEDELKKAKENFQGSFGIKNQGIKEEDWIMLPLDYDEDKNIKLVKADFDNPTYDYIITYYDKERNYHFEYKRRNYYKPFRNTEHETPPYKSELEEDRRYYGKEIIIPKKKLDNEIFRQPMLSDVLTGGCNREPIGLESWRYVKYPYGNLIEYQKYSQLYCVKKNGKDKPVMRYHYLGNSNLAVSEICLGTMNFGNYVDQKLAHELFDYAYEEFQVNFFDTAEIYPLPVSENYFGLSEEILGNWIRAKGKANRHKFVIATKICGRTDRIPWARKYKRGGAAGAVGAAAGSAAGTANGQGSRYEGSRYQDNRERESKSPMEKLEELKRKEELYLKKDYEAVENMKELEKGKQSEGSDNLITLSKENIISSVDSCLMRLKTNYIDLLQLHWPDRYYPDQSSGDYSHVLYDYNKYYDDFVPFVEQLQAINELKKKGKIREWGLSNETPFGLLKFYDLCKQLHISPPVSVQLEYNLLCRNDVEKGFLEICRPQNANVSILAYSPLCAGILTGKYLEYTDYTTKGRMQKFPSYMKRLRGSIATYIIRELYYLSQKYYFPNLTVAALKWVYTRSFVTSTVIGVSDFLQLRENLHSLTEDVLFTDKLEREINALHWKFRDPIRIIQ from the coding sequence ATGGATAAGCGCAAGGGAAATTCCAACGACGATCTGTTTAGCCTAATCAGGGAAGGGGAGAATCACCGGGGGAAGGCCTTCCCCACAGGAGCGACAAACCAGTATGGGAAAGACAAACCGGGTGTTGAGGCTCCCCAGGAGAATCGCCTCCCCCTGAAGGAGGACGACGTGACCTACAAGTACGTAGAAGAaatggaagcaaaaaaaattaacatccGTGGAGTGGACATAGAATACCGTGTGTACAATTTAGAAGAAGGAATATACATTGTAGATAACGCAAATTAtgagaagataaaaaaattgtgggaTGAAGACGAATTGAAGAAGGCCAAAGAAAATTTCCAAGGATCTTTTGGCATAAAAAATCAGGGCATTAAAGAGGAGGACTGGATTATGCTGCCACTAGATTATGATGAAGATAAGAATATCAAATTGGTGAAGGCAGATTTTGACAACCCCACGTATGATTATATAATCACGTACTACGATAAGGAGAGGAATTACCATTTTGAAtataaaaggagaaattaTTACAAGCCGTTTCGAAACACAGAGCATGAGACACCACCATACAAATCTGAGTTAGAGGAAGACAGAAGATACTATGGCAAAGAAATTATCATTCCTAAGAAAAAGCTAGACAATGAAATTTTTAGGCAACCAATGTTGAGTGACGTTTTGACAGGGGGATGCAATAGAGAACCCATAGGATTAGAATCATGGAGGTATGTAAAATACCCATACGGAAATTTAATTGAGTATCAAAAATACAGCCAACTTtattgtgttaaaaaaaatgggaaagataAACCCGTTATGAGATACCACTATTTGGGGAATAGCAATTTAGCTGTTTCTGAAATTTGCCTAGGCACCATGAATTTCGGAAACTACGTGGATCAGAAATTGGCCCACGAATTATTTGATTATGCTTATGAGGAATTCCAGGTGAATTTTTTCGACACGGCAGAAATTTATCCCCTGCCTGTGAGCGAGAACTACTTTGGCTTGTCGGAGGAAATTTTGGGGAACTGGATTAGGGCTAAGGGGAAGGCCAACCGGCACAAGTTCGTCATTGCGACGAAGATTTGCGGCAGGACGGATAGGATTCCCTGGGCTAGGAAGTAcaagcgggggggagcggctgGAGCTGTTGGAGCGGCGGCTGGGTCAGCGGCTGGGACAGCGAACGGACAGGGAAGCCGCTACGAGGGAAGCCGCTACCAGGACAACCGCGAGCGGGAGAGCAAAAGCCCGATGGAAAAACTCGAGGAGCTAAAGAGAAAGGAGGAACTATACCTCAAAAAGGACTACGAAGCGGtggaaaatatgaaagaactggagaaggggaagcagaGTGAGGGAAGTGACAACCTAATCACACTGAGCAAGGAGAATATCATTTCGAGCGTGGATAGCTGCTTGATGAGGCTGAAGACGAATTACATAGACTTGCTGCAACTGCATTGGCCAGACAGGTACTACCCCGATCAGTCTTCGGGAGATTATAGCCACGTGCTTTACGACTATAATAAGTACTATGACGATTTTGTGCCCTTTGTAGAGCAGCTGCAAGCAATtaatgagttaaaaaaaaaagggaaaattagAGAATGGGGGTTAAGTAATGAAACTCCCTTTGGATTACTCAAATTTTATGACTTATGCAAACAGTTACATATATCTCCACCCGTATCGGTGCAGTTAGAATACAATTTATTATGCCGTAATGATGTAGAAAAAGGGTTTCTAGAAATTTGTAGGCCCCAAAATGCGAATGTGTCCATTTTGGCTTATTCCCCCTTATGTGCTGGGATCTTAACGGGGAAGTATTTAGAGTACACGGATTACACCACGAAGGGGAGAATGCAGAAGTTTCCATCCTACATGAAGCGGCTGCGAGGATCCATAGCCACTTACATCATTCGGGAGCTGTATTATTTAAGTCAGAAATACTACTTCCCTAACCTGACGGTGGCCGCCCTAAAGTGGGTGTACACGCGGTCGTTCGTCACGTCCACCGTTATCGGCGTTTCCGACTTCCTGCAGCTGCGGGAAAATTTGCACTCGCTCACGGAGGACGTGCTGTTTACGGACAAGCTGGAGCGCGAGATAAACGCGCTGCACTGGAAGTTCAGGGACCCCATCCGGATCATCCAGTGA
- a CDS encoding exosome complex exonuclease, putative (encoded by transcript PVX_115185A), which produces MKSCKNNANFFWCNLKKKLRLDGRKFEDSRNISIYFLGEHGNVEVSIGHTKVICKITSEIVKPFDKRPNEGIIKVNLDIDSFTNVNDNSQISDECLEIKNLIERILKSSNLLNLESLCIIPHKKVWCLLVNIIVIENDGNLYDSCYLSAYSGLVHYRNNEVTVDSSGNIIIEEGETNYTPLSIHNTPILTTFAYFNCEDICLIDPSIHEEEFMSSKLSVALNKNGKLVSILKPGGSPISYEKILEAIELAKKRVKSILKILEDALEEDKHLRNSLKKKNLHIKYSANPVHIKYDDANVQAKPMVIPPNKSVKNNLNIEKIIKKYEQYIYSQEVKKEEKEKSAQGESTLGDSTLTSQYLLNEELRKLKQERGAKNADEFAYMGKYDDDISDISSELDTKNEEDFGNADVGKIKRQEFSDANSQLHNLKMQRTSGVPKKEMPIPAGSQSTGVIRTANDRIDAPVRANPYFKGLPSFEDDKRSISAKKHADSSALSNDDSSDIDFSVAINQNLKKTKKKKG; this is translated from the coding sequence ATGAAGAGCTGCAAAAACAACGCGAACTTCTTCTGGTGCAACTTGAAAAAGAAGCTGCGGCTGGATGGGCGAAAGTTTGAAGACTCAAGAAACATTTCGATATACTTTCTGGGAGAACACGGAAATGTAGAGGTCTCCATTGGGCACACAAAAGTTATATGCAAAATCACGAGTGAAATTGTGAAGCCGTTTGATAAGAGACCAAACGAGGGAATCATAAAAGTAAATTTAGATATAGATAGTTTTACAAACGTAAATGACAATTCGCAAATTAGTGATGAATgtttggaaataaaaaatttaattgaaCGAATTTTAAAATCAAGTAATCTGTTAAATTTGGAATCTTTGTGTATTATCCCCCACAAGAAGGTGTGGTGTTTGCTAGTAAACATTATTGTGATAGAAAATGATGGGAATTTATATGACTCTTGCTATTTGTCTGCGTACAGCGGGTTGGTACATTATCGAAATAATGAAGTGACCGTTGATAGCAGTGGGAATATTATTATCGAAGAGGGGGAGACGAATTACACCCCCTTGTCTATTCATAATACTCCCATTTTGACTACCTTTGCGTACTTTAATTGTGAAGACATTTGCCTGATCGATCCGTCCATACACGAAGAAGAATTTATGTCCTCCAAATTATCCGTTGCACTTAATAAGAATGGAAAATTGGTGAGTATATTAAAACCGGGGGGGTCGCCCATCTcgtatgaaaaaatattggaAGCTATCGAgttggcgaaaaaaagagttaaaagcattttgaaaattttagaaGATGCTTTAGAGGAAGATAAACATTTAAGAAATAgcttgaaaaagaaaaatctaCACATCAAATATTCTGCCAATCCtgtgcatataaaatatgacgACGCAAATGTTCAGGCAAAACCGATGGTTATCCCCCCCAACAAAtcagtaaaaaataatcttaacattgaaaaaattataaaaaaatatgaacagtaCATATATTCTcaggaggtgaagaaggaggaaaaagaaaaatcggCGCAGGGGGAGTCAACCCTAGGGGATAGCACACTCACAAGTCAGTACCTCCTAAACGAAGAGCTTCGAAAGTTGAAGCAGgaaagaggagcaaaaaatgctGACGAATTTGCTTACATGGGTAAGTATGATGACGATATCAGCGACATTAGTAGTGAACTGGacacaaaaaatgaggaagacTTTGGAAATGCAGATGTGGGGAAGATAAAGAGACAAGAATTTAGTGACGCCAACTCGCAACTgcataatttgaaaatgcaaaggaCGAGCGGGGTTCCCAAGAAGGAGATGCCCATCCCTGCAGGGTCGCAATCGACGGGTGTCATCAGAACGGCGAATGACAGGATAGACGCCCCTGTTCGCGCAAACCCGTATTTTAAGGGGCTCCCAAGTTTCGAGGACGATAAAAGGAGCATCAGTGCGAAGAAGCACGCCGACTCGTCTGCCCTCTCGAATGACGATTCGTCCGACATCGACTTCTCCGTGGCGATTAACcagaatttgaagaaaacgaagaagaaaaaaggctag